Proteins from one Fusobacterium periodonticum 1_1_41FAA genomic window:
- the nagB gene encoding glucosamine-6-phosphate deaminase, translating to MRFVVTDNKRVGDWAAVYVANKIKEFNPTAERKFVLGLPTGSTPLQMYKRLIEFNKAGIISFKNVVTFNMDEYLGLEATHDQSYHYYMYNNFFNHIDIEKENINILNGKAENYEEECKRYEEKILELGGIDLFLGGVGVDGHIAFNEPGSSFKSRTRKVQLTENTIIANSRFFDNDITKVPRFALTVGIETITSAKEVLIMVEGENKARALHKGIESGINHMWAISSLQLHENAIIVADEAACSELKVGTYRYYKDIESENCDVNKLLEKVQK from the coding sequence ATGAGATTTGTTGTAACGGATAATAAAAGAGTGGGAGATTGGGCAGCTGTCTATGTTGCAAATAAGATTAAAGAATTTAATCCAACAGCTGAAAGAAAATTTGTATTAGGTTTACCTACGGGGAGTACACCTCTTCAAATGTATAAGAGATTAATAGAATTTAATAAGGCAGGAATTATTAGCTTTAAAAATGTGGTTACTTTCAACATGGATGAATATCTTGGACTTGAAGCCACTCATGACCAAAGCTACCATTATTATATGTATAACAATTTCTTTAACCATATTGATATAGAAAAAGAAAATATAAATATCTTAAATGGAAAAGCTGAAAATTACGAAGAAGAATGTAAAAGATATGAAGAAAAGATTTTAGAATTAGGTGGAATAGATCTATTTCTAGGTGGAGTTGGAGTTGATGGACATATTGCATTTAATGAACCTGGTTCATCTTTTAAGTCAAGAACAAGAAAAGTACAATTAACTGAAAATACTATAATTGCTAATTCAAGATTCTTTGATAATGATATAACAAAAGTTCCTAGATTTGCTTTAACAGTTGGTATAGAAACTATTACTTCTGCAAAAGAAGTTTTAATTATGGTAGAAGGTGAAAATAAAGCTAGAGCTTTACATAAAGGAATAGAATCAGGAATAAATCATATGTGGGCTATATCAAGTTTGCAATTACATGAAAATGCAATTATTGTTGCTGATGAAGCTGCTTGTTCTGAATTAAAAGTTGGTACATATAGATATTATAAAGATATAGAATCTGAAAATTGTGATGTGAATAAACTATTAGAAAAAGTACAAAAATAG
- a CDS encoding AzlC family ABC transporter permease, with translation MEEFKFAFKRAILIAFPYLFIGITCGFLMKEAGFGAIWSLLSCLLVYGGTIQLLMVGLLKANTPIISMGLISLIVNSRHMFYGLSFLQEFKKIRKESFLKFFYLAFSLTDEVYSIYAAIKIPERLNKTKTMLYINLLAQFTWTFGCVVGNLAFNFIKFDLKGIDFIITEFFCIVVISQLIGDKSYISSSVGIISSIIAFLIMGSNFIVLAICLSMLTLLILKKKLAVKEVDKHE, from the coding sequence ATGGAAGAATTTAAGTTTGCATTCAAAAGGGCTATTTTAATTGCTTTTCCTTATCTTTTCATTGGAATAACCTGCGGCTTTTTAATGAAAGAAGCAGGTTTTGGAGCAATATGGTCTTTGCTCTCATGTTTACTTGTTTATGGAGGAACTATTCAACTTTTAATGGTAGGTCTCTTAAAAGCTAATACTCCTATAATATCGATGGGACTTATTTCTCTGATAGTTAATTCAAGACATATGTTTTATGGCTTATCTTTTTTACAAGAATTTAAAAAAATAAGAAAAGAATCTTTCTTAAAATTTTTCTATTTAGCATTTAGTTTAACTGATGAAGTTTATTCTATTTATGCTGCTATAAAAATTCCTGAAAGATTAAATAAAACTAAGACTATGCTTTATATAAATTTACTTGCACAGTTCACTTGGACTTTTGGTTGTGTTGTTGGGAATTTAGCATTTAATTTTATTAAATTTGATTTAAAAGGAATAGATTTTATAATAACAGAATTTTTTTGTATAGTTGTAATTTCGCAATTAATAGGAGACAAGTCATATATTTCAAGTTCTGTTGGAATAATCTCATCAATCATAGCCTTTTTAATAATGGGAAGCAATTTTATTGTTTTAGCTATTTGCTTGAGTATGTTGACTTTACTTATTTTAAAAAAGAAACTTGCTGTGAAAGAAGTTGATAAGCATGAATAA
- a CDS encoding branched-chain amino acid transporter permease, with product MNNNLYLFLAILSAGVGMVICRLLPFIIFANGKLPKLVKFYEKYLPYSLMAILFCYCFASVKFSVYPHGFPETITLIVIILLHIWKKNVMLSLFLGTVVFLILSRIF from the coding sequence ATGAATAACAATTTATATCTATTTTTAGCTATACTATCAGCAGGAGTAGGAATGGTTATTTGTAGACTCTTACCTTTTATTATCTTTGCAAATGGTAAATTACCAAAATTAGTAAAATTCTATGAAAAGTATCTACCTTATTCACTGATGGCGATACTGTTCTGCTATTGTTTTGCAAGTGTAAAGTTTTCTGTATATCCTCATGGTTTTCCAGAAACTATAACTTTAATTGTAATTATTCTTTTACATATTTGGAAGAAAAATGTAATGCTATCATTATTTTTAGGAACAGTAGTATTTTTAATCTTGAGTAGAATTTTCTGA
- the eis gene encoding enhanced intracellular survival protein Eis — protein MKIRYAKKSEKEMAIKFWKDSFKDSEEQIKYYFDNIYNEKNYLVLEDNSKIVSSLHENDYIFNFNNESIKSKYIVGVSSDIAMRNKGYMSKLLISMLEISKKKSMPFVFLTPINPQIYRKFGFEYFSNIEYYNFSIEELVDFKLPNGDYSYIEINEENKKSYLDDLVKIYNFNMEDKFCYLERDNFYFDKILKEAISDEMKIFILYKNKVASAYIIFGLYEENIEIRECMALDGLSYKEILALIYGYRDYYKNVSLASPNNSNLEFLFENQLSIEKIVKPFMMLRILDPLAIFKNLKLENHNIYIYIEDKILKENTGLYYFLNKKFTFYALPVEKSIYHLRIDIADLVFLITGYFSIDDLVKMGKIDISNKETLRKLKRIFSKKNSYLYEFI, from the coding sequence ATGAAAATTAGATATGCAAAAAAATCTGAAAAAGAAATGGCTATTAAATTTTGGAAAGATAGTTTTAAAGATAGTGAAGAACAAATCAAATACTATTTTGATAATATCTATAATGAAAAAAATTATTTAGTCTTAGAAGATAATTCAAAAATAGTTTCCTCACTTCATGAAAATGACTATATTTTTAATTTCAATAATGAGAGTATAAAAAGTAAATATATCGTTGGAGTTTCCTCAGATATAGCAATGAGAAATAAGGGCTATATGTCAAAATTACTTATCTCAATGTTAGAAATTTCTAAGAAAAAATCAATGCCTTTTGTGTTTTTAACTCCAATCAATCCCCAAATTTATAGAAAATTTGGTTTTGAATATTTCTCTAATATTGAATACTATAATTTTTCTATTGAAGAATTAGTTGATTTTAAACTTCCTAATGGTGATTACTCTTATATAGAAATAAATGAAGAAAATAAAAAATCATATTTAGATGATTTAGTAAAAATATATAATTTTAATATGGAGGATAAGTTTTGTTATTTAGAAAGAGATAACTTCTATTTTGATAAAATTTTAAAAGAAGCTATTAGTGATGAGATGAAAATTTTTATCCTATATAAAAATAAAGTGGCAAGTGCTTATATTATCTTTGGTTTATATGAAGAAAATATTGAAATTAGAGAATGTATGGCTTTAGATGGACTTTCATATAAAGAAATTTTAGCTTTAATCTATGGATATAGAGATTACTATAAAAATGTTAGTCTTGCTAGCCCTAATAATTCAAATTTAGAATTTCTTTTTGAAAATCAATTAAGTATAGAAAAGATTGTTAAGCCTTTTATGATGTTGAGAATTTTAGATCCATTAGCCATATTTAAAAATTTAAAATTAGAAAATCATAATATATATATATATATAGAGGATAAAATTTTAAAAGAAAATACAGGTCTATATTATTTTTTAAATAAAAAATTTACTTTTTATGCACTTCCAGTAGAAAAATCTATTTATCATTTAAGAATAGATATAGCAGATTTAGTATTTTTAATAACAGGCTATTTTTCTATTGATGATTTAGTTAAAATGGGAAAAATTGATATTAGCAATAAAGAAA